The following proteins are encoded in a genomic region of Micrococcaceae bacterium Sec5.8:
- the def gene encoding peptide deformylase has protein sequence MAILNIRIIGDPVLRTVADPVTDFGPELAKLVADMTETMEDVDGAGLAAPQVGVSQRVFTYRIRGVEGHIINPVLENSEDFQPDEVEGCLSIPGLGFPVRRHRLTRVTGVDMHGNPVEVEGEGMLARAFQHETDHLNGVLFTDRLEGEDRKAALRAIRNANYDSITEQTTAKRARTVGTSFGSGTSGAGSVGSFGNTP, from the coding sequence ATGGCCATTTTGAATATCCGCATCATCGGCGATCCTGTGCTGCGCACAGTTGCCGATCCCGTGACGGATTTCGGGCCTGAGCTGGCGAAGCTTGTTGCCGATATGACCGAAACCATGGAGGACGTGGACGGCGCAGGTTTGGCCGCGCCCCAGGTCGGAGTCAGCCAGCGGGTTTTCACCTACCGCATTCGTGGCGTCGAGGGGCACATCATCAACCCGGTGCTGGAAAACAGCGAGGACTTCCAGCCGGACGAAGTGGAGGGCTGCCTCTCCATTCCCGGCCTCGGCTTCCCCGTCCGCCGGCACCGGCTCACCCGCGTCACCGGCGTGGACATGCACGGTAACCCCGTTGAAGTGGAAGGCGAAGGCATGTTGGCGCGGGCGTTCCAGCATGAAACGGACCACCTCAACGGCGTTCTCTTCACGGACCGGCTGGAAGGTGAGGACCGGAAGGCTGCACTGCGCGCCATCCGGAACGCCAACTACGACTCAATTACCGAGCAGACGACGGCGAAACGCGCCCGGACGGTCGGCACGAGCTTCGGCTCCGGCACGTCGGGGGCGGGAAGCGTCGGCTCCTTCGGTAACACCCCGTGA
- the fmt gene encoding methionyl-tRNA formyltransferase translates to MRVLFAGTPAVAVPSLDALVAAGFDVVAVLTRPDAPIGRKRVLAPSPVAARAAELGIRIIHASKVDAAVTAEIAAAAPDAAAIVAYGGLIPRPALDVPPHGWINLHFSLLPAWRGAAPVQRSLIAGDDVTGAVTFLLEEGLDTGPVYGTLTEAVRPDDTAGALLERLSHTGAVLLTQTLSAVDAGKAAAVPQLGEVSVAPKLTLEDGRLDWQQPALAIGRRARGVTPEPGAWTTLDGQRIKLEPVVLRPGGPGLEPGQLGLDGKSVLVGTGSHPVELTRIQPAGKKMMAAADWARGQSTLESVVFE, encoded by the coding sequence GTGAGGGTTCTCTTCGCCGGGACGCCTGCTGTGGCCGTTCCGTCCCTGGACGCGCTGGTTGCCGCCGGATTCGACGTCGTCGCCGTCCTGACCCGGCCGGATGCGCCGATTGGACGCAAACGGGTGCTGGCGCCGTCGCCCGTTGCGGCCCGGGCCGCGGAGTTGGGCATCAGAATCATCCATGCCTCGAAGGTCGACGCCGCGGTGACAGCCGAGATCGCAGCCGCTGCTCCCGACGCAGCCGCCATCGTGGCCTACGGCGGGCTTATTCCTCGGCCAGCCCTGGATGTTCCGCCCCACGGCTGGATCAATCTGCACTTTTCACTGCTGCCGGCCTGGCGGGGCGCTGCGCCTGTGCAGCGGTCTCTGATCGCCGGAGACGATGTCACCGGCGCTGTCACCTTTCTCTTGGAAGAGGGGCTGGACACCGGGCCGGTGTACGGCACGCTGACTGAGGCGGTCAGGCCCGACGACACCGCGGGCGCTCTGCTGGAGCGCTTGTCCCACACCGGTGCGGTGCTGCTGACCCAGACGCTGTCCGCGGTCGACGCCGGCAAGGCCGCCGCTGTGCCGCAACTGGGCGAGGTCAGCGTGGCCCCGAAACTCACTCTTGAGGACGGCCGGCTGGACTGGCAGCAGCCCGCCCTGGCGATAGGGCGTCGCGCCCGTGGGGTCACACCCGAACCCGGTGCGTGGACCACCCTGGACGGCCAGCGGATCAAGCTGGAACCGGTCGTTTTGCGACCGGGTGGGCCGGGGCTGGAACCCGGGCAGCTTGGCCTGGACGGCAAGAGCGTGCTGGTGGGAACCGGCTCACACCCGGTGGAACTTACCCGGATCCAGCCAGCAGGCAAAAAAATGATGGCCGCCGCCGACTGGGCGCGCGGACAGTCAACCCTTGAAAGCGTGGTGTTCGAATGA
- a CDS encoding transcription antitermination factor NusB has translation MSESGTSGRGNGPKRGGSSGQRGAGGAAGQGGGGRDGSFRNAQGRERNRGPQRGFTENAPSQRTRRADPARLVAFEVLRAVAAEDAYANLVLPARIRHHGLDKRDAGFATELSYGALRGQGTYDAVLARCVDRPLDQLDPAVLDALRIGAHQLLAMRVPAHAALDQTVGLARAVIGAGPSALINAVLRKVSAHTLEEWLDLLLAEETDETTKAAIRYAHPEWIVRALRQSLVAHGRPVSEISDLLEADNAAPVVNLVALPGLGSLAEALDGGATPGELVEGSALSSGGDLGRLTSVREGTTRVQDVGSQLVARALAAVDLRASAGVSAGTGTDPAAERWLDMCAGPGGKAALLGALAREQGATLLANEPAPHRAKLVRQALAAVPHEVWHVRTGDGRDVGTEMPESFDRVLVDAPCTGLGALRRRPESRWRRTPKDLTDLGPLQRELLKSALAAVKPGGVVAYVTCSPHPAETTAVVSDVLRKREDLELLDAGSVLDSVSLTGHLEAGHELTAQLWPHVHRTDAMFLALIHKKA, from the coding sequence ATGAGCGAGTCCGGGACGAGCGGCCGGGGCAACGGCCCCAAACGCGGCGGGTCAAGCGGTCAGCGCGGTGCCGGCGGAGCGGCCGGACAGGGCGGCGGCGGCCGGGATGGCAGCTTTCGCAACGCGCAGGGCCGGGAACGCAACCGCGGACCACAGCGCGGTTTCACCGAAAACGCCCCCTCCCAGCGCACCCGCAGGGCTGATCCCGCCCGGCTGGTAGCCTTCGAAGTTTTGCGTGCCGTCGCGGCCGAGGACGCCTACGCCAACCTCGTCCTGCCCGCCCGTATCCGGCACCACGGACTGGACAAACGCGACGCCGGCTTCGCTACGGAACTAAGCTACGGCGCGCTGCGCGGCCAAGGAACTTACGACGCCGTTCTGGCCCGCTGCGTGGACCGGCCGCTGGATCAGTTGGATCCGGCTGTCCTCGACGCGCTCCGGATCGGCGCCCACCAGCTGCTGGCCATGCGCGTGCCCGCCCACGCTGCTTTGGATCAGACCGTCGGCCTGGCCCGCGCGGTGATTGGCGCCGGCCCGTCGGCTCTCATTAATGCTGTGCTGCGCAAGGTGTCCGCCCATACCCTCGAGGAGTGGCTGGACCTGCTGCTGGCCGAAGAGACGGACGAAACCACCAAAGCCGCCATCCGCTACGCGCACCCGGAATGGATCGTCCGGGCGCTGAGGCAGTCCCTGGTGGCCCACGGCCGTCCGGTCAGCGAAATCAGTGATCTTCTGGAGGCGGACAACGCCGCGCCTGTGGTCAACCTTGTTGCGCTGCCCGGACTCGGGAGCCTGGCGGAGGCCCTGGACGGCGGTGCCACGCCCGGCGAACTCGTCGAAGGTTCTGCGCTCTCCAGCGGCGGTGACCTCGGCAGGCTCACGTCCGTCCGCGAGGGCACCACCCGCGTCCAGGACGTCGGCTCACAGCTTGTGGCCCGCGCCCTGGCGGCTGTGGACCTCCGTGCCAGTGCCGGAGTGAGTGCCGGCACCGGCACGGACCCGGCCGCCGAGCGCTGGCTGGACATGTGCGCCGGCCCGGGAGGTAAGGCTGCGCTGCTCGGCGCCCTCGCCCGGGAACAGGGCGCCACGCTGTTGGCCAACGAGCCCGCACCGCACCGGGCCAAACTGGTCCGGCAGGCGCTTGCGGCTGTGCCGCACGAGGTCTGGCATGTGCGGACCGGCGACGGCCGCGATGTGGGCACGGAGATGCCGGAGAGTTTCGACCGTGTGCTCGTCGATGCACCCTGTACCGGGCTTGGCGCACTGCGCCGCCGCCCGGAGTCCCGGTGGCGCCGGACTCCCAAGGACTTGACGGACCTTGGTCCGCTCCAGCGTGAGCTGCTCAAGTCCGCACTGGCGGCCGTGAAGCCCGGCGGTGTGGTGGCCTACGTGACCTGCTCACCGCACCCGGCGGAAACTACCGCCGTCGTCAGCGATGTGCTGCGCAAACGCGAGGACCTGGAATTGCTCGATGCCGGGTCTGTGCTGGACAGCGTCAGCCTCACCGGCCATCTCGAAGCCGGTCACGAGCTCACCGCCCAGCTCTGGCCGCACGTGCACCGGACGGACGCCATGTTCCTGGCGCTCATCCACAAAAAGGCCTGA